GAGGGGGTGTCCCTTCAGGAGGTGGCCGTGCTCGCCCGGGCCTGGCGTGCGCGGGGCGTGCGCGTGCGCGGCATCGAAATCGATCATGACTGCGCCACCGCGGCCCTCGCCGGGTACGCGGACTGGCTCGAGCGCGAGCGGGTGGTGCTCGGAAACGAGCTGTCGCTGTCCATCACGGCGCTGCCCACGTGGAGCGGCTCATCTGCCCTGCCCCGGCTCGCCTCCCTGCCCGACGACGTCGTGCTCCAGGTGCACGCGGTGCGCGCGCCCACGCTCTTCACCGCCGAGCAGGCCCGGGGCTTCGTCGAGGCCTGGGCGCGGGTGACGGACCGGCCCTTCCAGGTGGCGCTGCCCACCTACCGCGTGCGGCTGCGCGACGGCACGCCCCTGTCCGCGGAGCCTCGCGAGGTGGCCCGCTTCCTCGCCGCGCTGCGGGAGCGGCCCGTGGCGGGAGTCTCGGGCCTCGTCTGGTTCCGGCTCGGTCACCAGGGAGATACCGAGGCCTGGAGCCTGCCCACGCTCACCGCGGTGGTGCGCGGCGAGCCGCTCGCTCCCCGTTTCCTGCCGCGTCTGGTGGATGCCGGGGGCGGCACGCTGGACATCGTCCTCGAGAACACGGGCCACGTGGATGCCGAGGCCCCCACGCGGCTCTCCCTTTCCGGCAGGCTCGAGGTGCTCGACGGCGTGGCGGGTTACTCCGCGCGAGGCACCTCGCTCGTGGCTCGCACGCCTCCCCGCCTGCGCGCCGGCGAGCACCGCGTCATCGGCTTCGTTCGGGGATCCGAGGTGGCTCTTGCTCTTCCGTGAGGCGTTGGTCTGTCTGTCCGTATTGGGAGCGTTGACCCTGCCCATCCGCCCGGCACGGGCATGTGGCCCCCTGTTCCCGCCCTACTTCCTGGAGGACCGGGCCGGAACGCTGTCGGTGTTGCCGTCCGGTGCCTTCTTGATCGAGGCCGGCCGGCTGGTGCCAAGGCCTCCGGACGCCTTCCAGGTGGTGGAGTCCCAGGAGCCGGAGGGCGCCCGCGTGGGAGGCGGCACCGAGGAGACGGCGCTGTACGAGGCCGGTGCCCGAGCCTTCCACGCCGGGAAGTGGGACGAGGCCCGCGAGCGCTTCCAGGACGTGCTCGCCCTGCCCCCGGAGCAGCGCCGCCGCTTCTCCACCTTCGCCGCCTTCATGTTGGGGCGCATGGCGGAGTCGGCCCCGGAGGCCCACGAGCACTTCGTCGCGGTGCGCGCGCTGGTGCGCGAGGGCTTCGAGGATCCGCTGGGCCTGGCGGTGGCGAGCCTGGGCGAGGAGGCCCGGCGACACCTGGGCGAGGATGACGCGGCGGCGGTCCGCCTCTACGCGGAGCAGGCGGCCCATGGCAGCGCGTCGGGCACGACCTCCCTGCTGTTCGTGGCCCGGGCACTCACCCAGGAGGTGACCCGGTTGCGGCGGGCCCTGCACGAGCCCGTGGTGCAGCGGCTGCTCACCACCTACGCCTGGACCCGGGGTCACGAGGAGATCTGGGCGGAGGACGGGACGACGAGCCACCCACCCGCCCTGGCTCCACTCCTGGAGGAACTCGCGGCCGTGCCCACGCTGTCGGGCGCGGATCGGCTGGCGGCAACCGCCTGGGGCGAGGGCCGCTTCGATCTGGCCGAGCGCTTCGCCGGACGGGAGCGTACCCCGCTCGACGCCTGGGTACGGGCGAAGCTGGCGCTGCGCCGGGGTGACCGGATGGCGGCGGACCAGGGGCTCGCCGAGGCCCGGGAAGGCTTCCCGTATGAAGAAGACTGGGTGGGAGACCCGTACCGGTACCCGCTGCGGCCCCGGGTGAGGGTGGACGTGGAGCGTGTGTTGCTCGCGTTGCTGCGCGATGACTTCTCGGGGGCGGCCGAGCACGCGCTGAGCAGCTGCTCCTGGCCGGACCTCGCCTATGTGGCCGAGCGCGTGTTGTCGGTCGAGGAGTTGCAGCGCCTGGTCGCGACACACGCCTCGGATCCGAAACTCCAATGCCAACCCGAGTCCACCTTCCGTTGGGACGAGACGCGCGTTCCCCCCAAGCTGAGCGAGCCATTGCACCTGCTGCTCGCGAGGCGCCTGTTGCGCGAGGGACGGGGCGCGGAGGCCCTGGAACACTTCCGGGGGACGCCGTGGGAGGAGCCCGCGCGCCAATACGTGGACGCGCTCGACCGGGCCCGCTCCGCGTGGTGGGACGTGGACAAGGCACGCGCGCTCTACACCGCGGCGCGGCTCGCGCGCACCCCGGGCATGGAGCTGCTGGGCACCGAGGGTGCGCCCGACTGGAGCTGGGTGGAGGGCAACTATGAGCTGGGCACGTGGGTTCCCAGCCTGGAGCGGCCCGAGGATGCGCCCCCGGTGCATCCCGAGGTGGTCCCCGCGCCGTTGATCACCCCGGCGGAGCGCGGGCGACTGGACGCGCATGTGCCCCCGCACCTCACGCGCTTCCACTACCGCTCGACGGCGGCGGACCTCGCCGAACAGGCCGCGGCGCTGGTGCCCGAGCGAAGTCAGGCCTACGCGGCGCTGCTCTGTCATGCCGCGCGCTTCACCTCGCGCACCGAGCCGGAGCGGGGCCAACGGCTCTGGTGGACCTATGTGCGAAAGGGCGCGCTCTCTCTCGAGCATCCCATCCCGAGCTTCGGCCAGGAATGCCCGGAGCCGGACTTCGAGCGGCTGCGCGACCGCGGGCTCTCGTTCCGGTGGGAGAACCCGCGACCGCGCACGCTGGCGGCGGTGGGTGGCTTCCTGATGCCCATGCTGGGCATCGTCCTGCTGCGCCGGAGGAAGCGGAGCCTCCGGAGCCCGGACGGCCGTTAGGCCCGCTCGCGCAGGAATTCCTCCAGCGCGGCGTTGAGCAGCGCGGGCTCCTCGATGGAGGAGGAATGTCCCCCCCGGGGCAGCTTCACCAATCGAGAGCCCGCGATGGCCGCGTGGATGCGCTCGGCCTTGGCCGGCACGGTCGCCGTGTCCTCGGCGCCCACCACCACCAGCGTGGGCGTCCGGATGCGTGACAGCTCCTCGTACACGCCCCGCCGGCGGACCACGCCATTCACCGCGCGCCAGATGTCCCGCCGGTTCGCCATCAGCCGCCGCCGCCACTCGGCCCGCTCCGCCGCTCGCGCGGAATCTTCCAGGAACGTGCGGCCGAACATGATGGGCATCACCCGATCCGCCACCCACCGCATGCCGAACCAGCGCGCGACGAAGTTGAGCGCCTTGTAGCGCGGCACGTTCTCCGCGGGCTCCGGGTCCGCCGAGGTCTCCATGAGGATGAGCGAGCGCAACAGCTCCGGCCGCCGCACGGCCAGCCGCATCCCCACGAAGCCGCCCATGGACAGGCCCGCGAAGTGGCAGGGCCCCACGCCCAGCTTCTCGATGAGCGCCACCCCGTCCGCGTACACCGTCTCCATGTCCACGGTGTCCACGCGCCACACGTCGCTCTGGCCCTGG
Above is a window of Cystobacter fuscus DNA encoding:
- a CDS encoding alpha/beta fold hydrolase; this encodes MPWLDVNGTRLYYEDTGGPGAPLVFSHGLLWSGRMFDKQVAALRDRYRCITYDHRGQGQSDVWRVDTVDMETVYADGVALIEKLGVGPCHFAGLSMGGFVGMRLAVRRPELLRSLILMETSADPEPAENVPRYKALNFVARWFGMRWVADRVMPIMFGRTFLEDSARAAERAEWRRRLMANRRDIWRAVNGVVRRRGVYEELSRIRTPTLVVVGAEDTATVPAKAERIHAAIAGSRLVKLPRGGHSSSIEEPALLNAALEEFLRERA
- a CDS encoding DUF3142 domain-containing protein: MGLSSSGVGEGPTVSSIQRRRGVYWGVLLLLVGAMACSRPEPRPLVHEAYVWQRDWSPALSQALTDAPRELGTLRVLARERSGTQRAPVDIAVDVDALARSGREVVAVMRVEGTAPLEGVSLQEVAVLARAWRARGVRVRGIEIDHDCATAALAGYADWLERERVVLGNELSLSITALPTWSGSSALPRLASLPDDVVLQVHAVRAPTLFTAEQARGFVEAWARVTDRPFQVALPTYRVRLRDGTPLSAEPREVARFLAALRERPVAGVSGLVWFRLGHQGDTEAWSLPTLTAVVRGEPLAPRFLPRLVDAGGGTLDIVLENTGHVDAEAPTRLSLSGRLEVLDGVAGYSARGTSLVARTPPRLRAGEHRVIGFVRGSEVALALP